The genomic window ACCCCGACACTTACACAGGAACCAAGCACAGCCCCGTGTCCTGCGGAATCTTGCACAAAACCGTCGGTAATTTTTCCTTTGCAAACCTTTCAGCTCAGACCGGCTCCCTGCCCGACCGTCCACCTAGCGCACGGATTCGACCCAGTGGCCAAAACATTCCACCGACCGCTCCAGATTGGCCGCCGCCGAGGGAGAAAGATATTCACCGAATTCGTCGAAATCGTACCCGCGAATGGCCATCGCAAAGGCCTTGGGGGTTCCCCCGAACAATTCCTCGGCCAAGCCGAGCAGCGATTCGGCCGTAATGCTATGGCTGGAGAACCCAACCATGGGAGCCTTCTTTTCCAGCGGCAGGAAATCGAACGGCTCGGCGGCATCCACCGAGGCGTCGGCAAAGACCACGGTGTCGTACCGCGACACCAATTCGGCATCCTCGATATTCAGCTGGTAGTTCGACTCCACCGTAACGCCCGGAAGATCCAGGCCCTGGATCCTTTCCGCAAAAGCCGGCCCCAGCCCGTCGTCCAACCGCCCCGGATTCCCATAGCCTATGACCAAAGTGCTCATGAGTGTATTAACCGCATAAGAATGCAAGGAACGCAAAACAATTCATTCTATGAGCGCATCGTAGGTGTAACCCACATCGGCCTTGTCGCCGCCGGATTCATCGACGGACAGCAGGTTGCCGGCATCGTCGTAGCCGTAGTCGCGGGTGCGGCTGCCGGGATAGGTGACGAGGCCGAGGCGGTTGCGGGCGTCGTATGCGTCAACTAAAATGACGCAATGTGCGGGCTGACCCCGCCGCATCCACCGAGGCGTCGGCAAAGACCACCGTGTCGTATCGCGACACCAATTCGGCATCCTCGATATTGAGTTGGTAGTTCGACTCCACCGTAACGCCCGAAAGCCCCAGGCCCTGGATCCTTTCGGCAAACGCCGGCCCCAGTCCGTCGTCCAACCGCCCCGGATTCCCATAGCCTATGACCAAAGTGCTCATGAGTGTATTAACCGCATATGAACGCAAGGAACGCAAAACAATTCATTCTATGAGCGCATCCTAGGTGTAACCCACATCGGCCTTGTCGCCGCCGGATTCATCGACGGACAGCAGGTTGCCGGCATCGTCGTAGCCGTAGTCGCGGGTGCGGCTGCCGGGATGGGTGACGAGGTCGAGGCGGTTGCGGGCGTCGTATGCGTCAACTAAAATGACGCAATGTGCGGGCTGACCCCGCCGCCCCCAAAATTAAAAATGACGAAATAG from Pontiella desulfatans includes these protein-coding regions:
- a CDS encoding hydrogenase maturation protease gives rise to the protein MSTLVIGYGNPGRLDDGLGPAFAERIQGLDLPGVTVESNYQLNIEDAELVSRYDTVVFADASVDAAEPFDFLPLEKKAPMVGFSSHSITAESLLGLAEELFGGTPKAFAMAIRGYDFDEFGEYLSPSAAANLERSVECFGHWVESVR
- a CDS encoding RHS repeat domain-containing protein; its protein translation is MRRGQPAHCVILVDAYDARNRLGLVTYPGSRTRDYGYDDAGNLLSVDESGGDKADVGYTYDALIE